One genomic window of Rhizomicrobium sp. includes the following:
- a CDS encoding type II toxin-antitoxin system MqsA family antitoxin, with product MSEIRIHPSTGAKLKRDTRSFTVRYRDRERVVQLPGWYPAKRGGESLHVGGDMAVVDKALAELKAESQGVLKPDEVRAIRLRLKLSQRKASELLGGGPRAFQKYESGEVLVSRPMTQLLRLLERDPRRLEELSHRTAA from the coding sequence ATTCGGATCCATCCCTCCACGGGCGCGAAGCTGAAGCGCGACACGCGATCCTTCACGGTTCGCTATCGGGATCGCGAGCGCGTCGTTCAACTGCCGGGCTGGTATCCCGCGAAGCGCGGCGGCGAAAGCCTTCATGTCGGCGGCGACATGGCCGTCGTGGACAAGGCACTGGCCGAACTGAAGGCGGAAAGCCAGGGTGTGCTGAAGCCCGACGAGGTCCGTGCCATCCGCCTTCGCCTGAAATTGTCGCAGCGCAAGGCAAGCGAACTTCTTGGCGGAGGGCCGCGCGCGTTTCAGAAATACGAGTCGGGTGAGGTGCTGGTGAGCCGCCCGATGACGCAACTATTGCGGCTTTTGGAGCGCGACCCGCGGCGCCTCGAAGAACTCTCGCATCGCACGGCCGCATAG